In the Triticum aestivum cultivar Chinese Spring chromosome 2B, IWGSC CS RefSeq v2.1, whole genome shotgun sequence genome, tcggccgaaGATGCTGAGCCCACCAAGAATGGCATCGAcgggaggggaggagcggtggTCTTCCTGGGACATGAGCGACGGCGATCTACCATGCACTACTCTTTCTTGCTTCCGCTGGCGCCCGCGGATATGTCCAATGCGGCTTTCACCAACTCACATCCATCACGCAAAGTCTCGTCCACACCATCGTTGACTAAGTGAAGAAATGTAATGATGCTTAGTTAGGTAAAAGAAATGCGCGAAGAATATGTAGGTAACTAAACGAAGATTGAGATGTAGTGCATGTGCGTTTGAAACAGAAGCAGCTAGCGTGTTCTGTGCCGGCGTCTGTGACAGGATCGACGTTAATTGTGAGGCTGCCAGTGGTGCGTACCACCCACCATTTCCCTATCTGGAGGTGGCATGGAAATTGACCCAACGCCCTCCTACTTTTTTTTACACACATATAGATCGATCACGTATGTACGTACTACATCCAGTAGCTCGAAAATTAAGCTGGCCAGCTAATTAATCCCAGCAATTAAGGGTGTtccaaagaaagagagagagagagaagacatTGCTTGGAAAGTCATTGCTATCTCTGGGCGTCTCATCAAGAAGTCATTGCTATCTCTTTACCCCACGGCCATGGACACGGAGCATGAACCGATATAATCCAAGTATAGGTGGCAGGTAGAACCAGGGAGAAACAGAAGAGAGCTAGGCTAGCTGCACACCAACGGCATGGCGCGAAGGAAGGAGCCGTGGTTGCTATACATGAGATGCACAAAAGCCGAGCCGGCAAGCAGCTAGCGCATGGTCCGTCGGCGTTGCTTTCGCCCCTGGACCCGGCGTGTGCGTACGTGCACCGACGCACCGTGTTCGACACATACGAGACTAGTACATAAGTCCGACCGGTGGTAGCTCGATCGGCGCGAGTAATGACGTGCCTTGCCTGCAGCTGCAAGCGCTGCGTGTCGATAGACGATCGATATATATAGTACTAGCAGTTGTGTCTCACGTTCACATGCTGGCTCTCACAACCTGTTTGGTAACCAAAGGGAAGGGGAAGGGGAATTCCCACGAGGGAGTTCATCCAGGGAGTAGGCGCGGTAAATAAATTTTTATTCCGGTTTCCTTGTTTGATATATGATGAAAATTAGTTTGGGACAGAGGTTTGTCCGCAAATTAACAGGGTCCCCATTACAAATTAATTAACTACTACCATGCAGGCAAGCAAACAGTTGATCAAACTGGCCGGAGTGCCATTCTTGCAAGTCTGCTTAATCAATGACTACAACTCACGACATGCTCACATCACACACATAACTCAACGAAACAGAAGTAGGCATGCTCCTAACTCGTCGATGGAGACCACGcgaacacatacacacacatacacacagtgTAGTTTGTTGCAGTTTGATCTGTCACGTGCGTGCTGACTGCCTGGAGATAATTAAGGAAAATGTAAGAAAAACTGAACGGAATTGCATACGGTTTTATCTCAAACAAAAACTGAGCATGGTTTTATTCCATTTCTAACATCACATGTCGTTTTAACCAACATGAGCATGTGAATATATAAGCAAGCAAAGGTAAAATGATGCATGATATTTACCAGAAGAAAACTTTTTCTACTCCACACATCACGAACATGTATGCCGCTAAGAAATTCGAATTTATAGACAACAGACGGTACGTTAACGTACATTGCATTCTTCTCTTCACCGATCAGTTGAAAGCATTAGTGATTGTCAGCATCAGGTTGACGAACTGCATCGCTACAAGGGCGTAGAGGAGAACTGTTGGAAAGCAAAACTTTGTTGTATTACTACCATTTGTTCTCCttttcgaaaaagaaaaaaaaatgtacCATCGTTCTGGAACAACGAAAAAAGAAGCAAGATTGCAGGCAGCCCATTGTTGTCTCCGAGAATAAATTGAGAGCAAGCTTTCGAAAGAGAGAACGATCGATCAGGGAAACTCACCGAGAGTAAGGTTGATGAAGCCGTTGGAGTCGTTGGTGTCGCTGGGTTCGCTGCGAGGCACCAGCGCAGTGGAGAGCAGTGTGGTGGCCGAGGGGGCGACGGTGTCGGCGTACGACACGAAGCAGCCGTCGTTCCAGACGCCGGCGAGCCGGGTGGTGGCGGCGCCGCAGCCGTCGGTCAGGTTCTTGGCCAGCGCGGACAGGCACGCGAGGCAGTCTGACGGCGCGGCGTCGCCGAAGCAGACCCCGCGGGCGAGCGTGCGGTCGGACCGCAGGGACGCGAAGcccgtcggcgcggcggccgagggGAGCGCGCCGAGGAGCGGGAGGAGGCTGGCGCGGAACGCCGTCGCATTGAAGCTGCTGCCGTTGGTGGCCGCCGGGTAGCACCCAATCACGGTGGGCGTGACGCGCACGGTCTCCTCCGAGGCCGAGGCCGCACACACGGCGAGGAGGAAGACCAAGAGAAGGCCGGAGGAGCAGGAACGCGCGGAGGTCGCCATTGCGTTGCCGGACGGTCTGTGCCCTGCCCGCGCGGCCGGCGCCTTGGTAGGTGGTAAAAGGTGATGGTGGTTTTGCTCAGAAGaggaaatggtggtggtggtggtggttttgctcACTGCTCAGAACaaatggtgatggtggtgtgtagCAGTCTATAGCAGAGCAGGAGAAACAGTGCAGGCAAGTCTGGTGCATCTTTCTTTCTTTCTGGAAACGGAGTCTGGTGCATCTCATCTCAGCGAAAATGGACACAGGAAAGAGAGAAGAGCTTGCATTGGTTGCTTGGAGTGATGATGGCCTGCTGCTGCAAGTGCTGCTTGCCAAAACCACTAGTTTTGCCATTCTGGGCATACGTCCATACAGGTGCCAGCTTAGTCTCACAAGACATTTTTGAACATGCACCGAGtcaattagggcatgtacaatggaggCAGTACCCTGCTACTGCCCCATCTGCCAACAAGATAAAGAAAATCTGAAGCTACATGCATTACA is a window encoding:
- the LOC123040873 gene encoding uncharacterized protein, which gives rise to MATSARSCSSGLLLVFLLAVCAASASEETVRVTPTVIGCYPAATNGSSFNATAFRASLLPLLGALPSAAAPTGFASLRSDRTLARGVCFGDAAPSDCLACLSALAKNLTDGCGAATTRLAGVWNDGCFVSYADTVAPSATTLLSTALVPRSEPSDTNDSNGFINLTLVLLYALVAMQFVNLMLTITNAFN